Proteins found in one Paenibacillus sp. FSL R10-2782 genomic segment:
- a CDS encoding response regulator transcription factor has protein sequence MIRIVIAEDQRMLLGALASLLDLEEDMKVVGKASNGEEALELVKLHQPDICIMDIEMPIKSGLDAAEELKGLNCKVLILTTFARPGYFERAIKAGTHGYLLKDSPSEELASSIRSIMAGRRIYAPELVDDAYAEVNPLTEREKTVLALIADGKNTKEIAGELYLTTGTVRNYISVILDKLGVSNRIEAITRFNEKGWFK, from the coding sequence ATGATTCGAATCGTCATTGCGGAAGACCAGCGTATGCTGCTGGGTGCTTTGGCCTCCCTGCTGGACTTGGAAGAGGACATGAAAGTAGTCGGAAAAGCAAGCAACGGGGAAGAGGCTTTAGAGCTGGTCAAGCTGCATCAGCCGGATATATGCATCATGGATATCGAAATGCCAATCAAAAGCGGATTGGATGCGGCTGAGGAACTCAAAGGCTTGAATTGCAAGGTGCTGATTCTGACCACGTTTGCCCGTCCCGGATATTTTGAACGGGCTATCAAGGCAGGTACGCACGGTTATCTGCTCAAGGACAGTCCCAGTGAAGAACTGGCTTCCTCGATTCGAAGTATTATGGCAGGCCGTCGCATTTATGCTCCAGAGCTGGTCGATGATGCTTATGCCGAAGTTAACCCGCTGACTGAGCGTGAGAAGACCGTCTTGGCGCTCATTGCTGACGGGAAGAACACTAAAGAGATTGCCGGTGAGCTGTACCTGACGACAGGGACGGTGCGTAATTACATTTCAGTCATTCTGGATAAGCTGGGTGTCAGCAATCGAATTGAGGCGATTACGCGTTTTAATGAAAAAGGCTGGTTTAAATAA
- a CDS encoding sensor histidine kinase, protein MQKWYQIFQRNTGLNPYVWVVFYILPFYYFSSSSTSHIVLGTIIILVFFACYVLAFVSRGWLIYFWTSVQIAISITMTLLFSYMYFSIFIAFLIGNIKSKAAFTTLYIVLMVCTIGLINYGFVAQDPVFIKQLPFILLNLLGVILIPITTFNRNKSDRLQVQLEDANKKISELIKLEERQRIARDLHDTLGQKLSLIGLKSDLAGKLMDQYPERAHAEINDVRLTARSALKEVREMVTQMRGMRLEDELLRIRQILKAAHIEFTLEGDPKLEHTSLMNENVLSMCMKEAVTNVVKHSGATACSITIEPSRKELTLRIQDNGVGVTGESAAFRGNGLQGMKERLEFVNGCMELRSDQGTALIIKVPNITEKPNEEVGP, encoded by the coding sequence ATGCAAAAATGGTATCAGATTTTTCAAAGAAATACGGGACTTAACCCGTATGTATGGGTTGTCTTTTATATCCTGCCCTTCTATTATTTTAGCTCCTCATCTACAAGCCATATTGTGCTGGGTACCATCATTATTTTAGTGTTTTTTGCTTGTTATGTACTGGCTTTTGTCTCTCGGGGGTGGCTGATCTACTTCTGGACGAGTGTACAAATTGCGATATCCATTACCATGACGTTGCTATTCAGCTATATGTATTTCTCGATATTTATCGCTTTTCTGATCGGTAATATCAAAAGCAAGGCCGCATTCACTACACTGTATATTGTTCTGATGGTCTGTACCATTGGATTGATCAATTACGGCTTCGTAGCCCAAGATCCTGTTTTTATTAAGCAGCTTCCTTTTATTCTGCTGAATCTGCTTGGTGTAATCTTGATTCCGATAACCACTTTTAACCGAAATAAAAGTGATCGGCTTCAAGTGCAATTGGAGGATGCCAATAAGAAAATATCGGAATTGATTAAGCTGGAGGAGCGGCAAAGAATTGCGCGCGACCTGCATGATACTCTCGGTCAAAAGCTGTCACTCATCGGGCTGAAAAGTGATTTGGCTGGCAAGCTGATGGATCAGTACCCGGAGCGGGCTCACGCTGAAATTAACGATGTTCGTCTTACGGCGAGAAGTGCGTTAAAAGAAGTGCGGGAAATGGTCACACAGATGCGAGGTATGCGATTAGAGGATGAATTACTGCGTATTCGGCAGATTTTAAAGGCAGCTCACATTGAATTCACCTTGGAGGGCGATCCGAAGCTGGAGCATACGTCTTTAATGAACGAGAATGTGCTTAGTATGTGTATGAAAGAGGCGGTGACCAATGTGGTGAAGCACAGTGGCGCTACAGCCTGCTCCATTACCATTGAGCCCTCTCGTAAGGAGCTGACCCTTCGGATTCAGGACAATGGAGTCGGCGTTACGGGAGAAAGTGCAGCCTTTCGGGGGAATGGTTTGCAAGGGATGAAGGAAAGGCTCGAATTTGTGAACGGCTGTATGGAACTGCGTTCAGATCAGGGAACGGCCCTGATCATAAAAGTGCCGAATATCACTGAAAAGCCAAATGAGGAGGTGGGGCCATGA
- a CDS encoding deoxynucleoside kinase: protein MNKYSIPANALITVAGTVGVGKSTLTAALAERLGFKTSLEKVDHNPYLEKFYHDFERWSFHLQIYFLAERFKEQKNIFLSGGGFVQDRSIYEDTGIFAKMHADQGTMNPTDYETYTSLFEAMVMTPFFPHPDVLVYLEGSLPSILSRIEERGREMEIQTERSYWEQMYRRYSNWINEFDACPVLRLNIDEYDVHDPASMDAILVEVGKVISKK, encoded by the coding sequence ATGAATAAATACAGCATTCCCGCGAATGCCCTGATTACGGTAGCGGGCACGGTAGGTGTGGGGAAATCCACACTAACGGCTGCTTTGGCTGAACGCCTGGGCTTTAAAACCTCCCTGGAGAAGGTAGATCATAATCCATATCTGGAGAAGTTTTATCACGATTTCGAAAGATGGAGCTTTCATCTGCAAATTTATTTTCTGGCCGAGCGCTTCAAGGAGCAAAAAAATATTTTCTTATCCGGTGGAGGCTTTGTGCAGGACCGTTCGATTTATGAGGACACAGGAATTTTTGCGAAAATGCATGCCGATCAGGGGACGATGAACCCTACGGATTATGAAACGTATACCAGTCTGTTTGAGGCGATGGTGATGACACCGTTTTTCCCGCACCCGGATGTGCTGGTCTACCTGGAAGGCAGCTTGCCATCCATACTGAGCCGGATCGAGGAGCGCGGTCGTGAAATGGAAATCCAGACCGAGCGATCTTATTGGGAGCAAATGTATCGCAGATACTCCAACTGGATCAACGAGTTCGATGCCTGTCCTGTGCTGCGTCTAAACATTGATGAATATGACGTGCATGATCCCGCTTCTATGGATGCCATTTTGGTAGAGGTAGGCAAGGTAATTTCTAAAAAATAA
- a CDS encoding deoxynucleoside kinase — translation MKQAPFIAVEGPIGAGKTTLASMLSTELHMPIIKEIVEENPFLNKFYQNIDEWSFQLEMFFLCNRYKQLEDTGLQYIEKAQPVISDYHIYKNLIFAERTLKGVKLEKYRQIYHLLTDDMPKPDVIIYIKADLDTLLGRIRKRARSFEQEMDPAYLEQLITDYDNGIQFLAKQAPFPKILTVNGNEIDFVENRAQFEQIVSDVKELIQ, via the coding sequence ATGAAACAAGCCCCATTTATAGCTGTTGAAGGGCCGATCGGAGCAGGGAAAACGACGTTGGCTTCCATGCTTTCAACGGAGCTGCATATGCCGATTATTAAAGAGATTGTCGAGGAGAACCCGTTTCTCAATAAATTTTATCAAAATATAGATGAGTGGAGCTTCCAACTGGAAATGTTCTTTCTCTGCAATCGGTACAAGCAACTGGAGGATACCGGCCTGCAATATATCGAGAAGGCACAGCCTGTTATTTCCGACTATCATATTTATAAAAACCTCATTTTTGCTGAGCGGACCCTAAAGGGTGTGAAACTTGAAAAATATCGCCAAATCTATCATCTGCTCACCGACGATATGCCTAAGCCGGACGTGATCATATACATTAAAGCCGATTTGGATACGTTGCTGGGCAGAATCCGCAAACGGGCGCGCTCCTTTGAACAGGAGATGGACCCGGCATATCTGGAGCAGCTCATCACCGATTATGATAATGGCATACAATTTCTCGCCAAACAGGCTCCTTTTCCCAAGATATTGACCGTTAACGGGAATGAGATTGATTTTGTAGAAAACCGAGCACAATTTGAACAGATTGTTTCTGATGTAAAGGAGCTTATTCAATGA
- a CDS encoding Gfo/Idh/MocA family oxidoreductase codes for MRFGIVGTNWITERFIQAAVETDEFALTAVYSRTEDKGKAFAAKNNSHPEVFTDLAQMAASDQVDAVYIASPNSLHAEQAIVCMNHGKHVLCEKPFASNATEVQSMIEAARNNDVLLMEAIKSTLMPNFKIVKDHMYKIGRVRRYFASYCQYSSRFDAFKQGKVLNAFNPAFSNGSLMDLGVYCLYPMVALFGKPEEVRAVGVLLSSGVDGEGSIAMRYPDMDAVVMHSKITDSYLPAEIQGENGTMVIDKISQPYEVKIHYRDGTIEDLTKAQTREPMYYEIQEFIDLIKSGERNSSINSLECSLAVAEVMEDARQQIGLRFEADLKNTSAH; via the coding sequence ATACGTTTTGGTATTGTTGGAACCAACTGGATAACGGAGAGGTTTATTCAAGCCGCGGTAGAGACGGACGAATTTGCCCTGACGGCGGTATACTCACGAACAGAGGATAAAGGCAAAGCTTTTGCCGCCAAGAACAACAGCCATCCGGAGGTATTTACAGACTTAGCGCAAATGGCTGCAAGTGATCAGGTGGATGCCGTATACATTGCCAGTCCCAACTCCTTGCATGCGGAGCAGGCGATTGTGTGTATGAATCACGGAAAGCACGTACTGTGTGAGAAGCCGTTTGCCTCCAATGCAACGGAGGTGCAGAGCATGATTGAGGCTGCGCGCAACAATGATGTTTTGCTAATGGAGGCCATTAAATCTACGCTTATGCCAAACTTTAAAATTGTTAAAGACCATATGTATAAAATAGGCCGTGTTAGGCGTTATTTTGCAAGTTATTGTCAATATTCATCACGTTTTGATGCTTTTAAGCAAGGAAAAGTGTTGAATGCCTTTAATCCGGCTTTTTCGAATGGTTCATTGATGGACCTTGGGGTTTATTGCTTGTATCCTATGGTGGCATTGTTCGGCAAACCGGAGGAAGTTCGTGCGGTTGGCGTGCTCTTGTCTTCTGGTGTAGATGGGGAAGGCAGCATCGCTATGCGATATCCGGATATGGACGCCGTCGTCATGCACTCCAAGATTACCGATTCATATTTGCCTGCTGAAATTCAGGGTGAGAATGGAACGATGGTGATCGACAAAATAAGCCAGCCGTATGAGGTGAAAATTCATTATCGGGACGGCACGATTGAGGATCTGACGAAAGCACAGACCCGTGAACCGATGTATTATGAAATTCAGGAGTTTATTGATCTGATTAAAAGCGGAGAACGTAATAGCTCCATTAATTCACTGGAGTGTTCACTCGCAGTCGCCGAAGTGATGGAGGATGCAAGACAGCAGATTGGTCTTCGATTTGAAGCGGATTTGAAAAATACGTCTGCACATTAG
- a CDS encoding RtcB family protein: protein MAYQEINGVRVWGAPDAGALSQARICAENGNVIQALLMADHHKGYSQPIGGVMVYDGQISPSGVGYDIGCGNKAVRTKLFAADVLPRISFIMDEIARHISFGVGRINAVQVDHELFDDPDWAVYAAIGKREHDKLKSLARDQLGTVGSGNHFVDVFVEEATGQVWIANHFGSRGFGHKTASGFLNLAAGREFLGKAPGEHMDQPPVLLDMNSELGDMYYRAMRLAGRYAYAGRDYVIDQVLGIMGTEADFAVHNHHNYAWKEQHDGRDTIVVRKGATPSAPGQTGFIGGSMGDISVIVRGKDTVENRDSYYSTVHGAGRIMSRTQAAGKMNWKTRTRSGGQITDLQMKEAVQDYGVELRGAGTDESPFVYRRLREVLDAHAETVEVLHELKPIGVCMAGANEFDPYKD from the coding sequence GTGGCTTATCAAGAAATCAATGGAGTACGAGTATGGGGAGCACCTGATGCAGGAGCATTATCTCAAGCCCGTATTTGTGCCGAGAACGGTAATGTGATTCAGGCGCTGCTGATGGCGGATCATCATAAAGGCTACAGTCAGCCGATTGGCGGCGTGATGGTATATGACGGACAAATTTCACCTTCAGGTGTCGGGTATGATATCGGATGCGGAAATAAGGCGGTTAGAACCAAGCTGTTCGCAGCAGATGTTTTGCCGCGTATTTCATTCATTATGGATGAAATTGCACGTCATATTTCCTTTGGCGTAGGCCGTATAAATGCGGTTCAGGTAGATCATGAGCTGTTCGATGACCCGGATTGGGCGGTATATGCTGCGATTGGGAAACGGGAGCATGACAAGCTGAAATCCTTGGCAAGAGACCAGTTGGGTACGGTGGGGAGTGGTAATCATTTTGTTGACGTATTCGTGGAGGAAGCGACAGGTCAGGTCTGGATTGCGAACCATTTTGGAAGCCGGGGCTTTGGACATAAAACAGCAAGCGGATTTCTAAACTTGGCGGCAGGACGGGAGTTTCTCGGAAAAGCGCCGGGAGAGCATATGGATCAACCGCCAGTGCTGCTGGACATGAATAGTGAGTTGGGGGATATGTACTACCGTGCGATGCGGCTTGCCGGACGTTATGCTTATGCGGGACGGGATTATGTGATAGATCAGGTGCTTGGTATAATGGGCACCGAAGCGGACTTTGCCGTGCATAATCACCATAATTACGCATGGAAAGAGCAGCATGATGGACGTGACACGATTGTAGTCCGCAAAGGTGCTACTCCCTCGGCTCCTGGCCAAACGGGTTTTATTGGTGGAAGCATGGGTGATATTTCAGTGATTGTACGCGGTAAGGATACGGTAGAAAATCGCGATTCCTACTATAGTACAGTTCATGGTGCAGGACGCATTATGAGCCGTACGCAGGCAGCCGGTAAAATGAACTGGAAAACCCGTACGCGCAGCGGCGGGCAGATTACGGACTTGCAGATGAAGGAGGCCGTACAGGACTATGGTGTCGAGCTGCGCGGAGCGGGTACGGATGAAAGCCCGTTCGTTTACCGCAGGCTGCGCGAGGTGCTGGACGCTCATGCTGAGACGGTGGAGGTTCTGCATGAGCTCAAGCCTATTGGAGTATGTATGGCGGGGGCGAATGAGTTCGATCCGTATAAGGACTAA
- a CDS encoding shikimate dehydrogenase — protein MKNAGRIDGRTQLIGLLATPIGHSLSPAMHNLAFEKLGLNNAYMAFEVGNEQLEEVVRGLRALNIRGYNVSMPNKTAIVQYLDELDDSAKFTGAVNTVVNTDGKLKGYSTDGSGYVRNLREHGIDLKGKKMTLVGSGGAATPIAIEAAQAGLGEISIFARNDQFFARAEENVRIINEDMKHTQVKANIYPLEDQEQLREEIRTSHIFANGTGVGMKPLEGKSVIEDVSMLRSDLIVTDVVYSPAKSKLMEQAESVGATAINGLGMMLWQGALAFELWTGQEMPVSYIKEQLFADQL, from the coding sequence CGGATTGCTTGCTACACCGATCGGACATTCTTTGTCCCCGGCTATGCATAATCTCGCGTTTGAAAAACTGGGCCTGAACAACGCGTATATGGCCTTTGAAGTAGGAAATGAACAGCTGGAAGAAGTCGTACGCGGTCTGCGTGCTCTGAACATACGCGGTTATAACGTGTCCATGCCAAACAAAACAGCCATTGTGCAGTACCTTGACGAGCTGGACGACAGCGCTAAATTTACAGGTGCCGTCAACACCGTCGTGAACACGGATGGCAAGCTGAAAGGCTACAGCACAGACGGATCTGGTTATGTTCGCAACCTGCGTGAACACGGTATTGATCTGAAAGGCAAAAAAATGACACTCGTCGGCTCTGGCGGTGCAGCTACACCCATTGCTATTGAAGCAGCTCAAGCAGGTCTGGGTGAAATTTCAATCTTTGCCCGTAATGATCAGTTCTTTGCCCGTGCGGAAGAAAATGTCCGTATTATTAATGAAGATATGAAACACACCCAAGTCAAAGCAAATATATATCCTCTGGAGGATCAAGAACAATTACGTGAAGAGATCCGCACAAGTCATATCTTCGCTAACGGTACAGGCGTCGGCATGAAACCGTTGGAAGGCAAAAGTGTGATTGAAGATGTGTCCATGCTTCGTTCCGATCTGATCGTGACCGATGTAGTATACAGCCCGGCTAAATCCAAGCTGATGGAACAAGCCGAATCCGTAGGTGCAACCGCCATTAACGGTCTGGGCATGATGCTGTGGCAGGGCGCACTTGCTTTCGAGCTGTGGACAGGCCAGGAAATGCCGGTCTCTTATATCAAAGAACAGCTGTTTGCGGACCAATTGTAA
- a CDS encoding fatty acid desaturase: protein MTQLPLAQLKKNMAPYEKINTKSSVLQLINTLGPLILLWYAAYLSLSVSYWLTLPITIIASGFVVRTFIIFHDCGHQSFFKSRKLNGIVGTITGIITLCPYDQWKNSHAIHHATSSNLDKRGTGDMWVLTVEEYAEASVWTRLAYRIYRNPWVMFVLGPIYTFLISYRFNTKTAKRKERINTHVTNISLVILYALLCWAIGWQAFVLVQAPIFFVSGALGIWLFYVQHQFEDSYFEHDEDWSYINAAVEGSSYYKLPKVLQWITGNIGFHHVHHLSPKVPNYNLEKAHEATPLLQKATTITVSSSLQSLKFRLWDESTKTFLTFKQVKPLLSKRVAVTKPVPTPVVSTERK from the coding sequence ATGACACAACTCCCATTAGCCCAATTGAAAAAAAATATGGCTCCCTACGAGAAAATAAACACAAAATCCAGCGTTCTGCAACTCATTAACACTCTGGGTCCACTGATCCTGCTATGGTATGCCGCCTATCTCAGTCTGTCGGTATCGTATTGGCTGACCCTTCCGATTACGATTATTGCTTCCGGGTTTGTCGTACGGACGTTTATCATTTTTCATGATTGCGGTCATCAATCGTTCTTCAAAAGTCGCAAGCTGAATGGCATTGTGGGCACGATTACAGGTATTATTACGCTTTGTCCGTATGATCAATGGAAAAATAGCCACGCGATCCATCATGCAACCAGCAGTAATCTGGACAAACGAGGCACAGGTGATATGTGGGTGCTTACGGTGGAAGAATATGCAGAAGCTTCTGTATGGACACGGCTGGCTTATCGGATATACCGGAATCCATGGGTTATGTTCGTACTCGGTCCGATCTACACTTTTTTGATTTCCTATCGCTTTAATACAAAAACGGCGAAACGTAAGGAAAGAATAAATACGCATGTAACGAATATATCTCTAGTTATCTTGTACGCACTGTTGTGCTGGGCCATCGGCTGGCAAGCTTTTGTTTTGGTACAGGCACCTATCTTTTTTGTATCGGGTGCGCTCGGTATCTGGTTGTTCTATGTACAGCATCAGTTTGAGGATTCGTATTTTGAGCATGATGAAGACTGGAGCTATATTAACGCAGCCGTAGAAGGCAGCTCTTACTATAAGCTTCCTAAGGTATTACAATGGATTACGGGCAATATCGGCTTCCATCACGTTCATCACTTGAGCCCGAAGGTACCAAATTACAATTTGGAGAAGGCACATGAAGCGACACCGTTGCTGCAAAAAGCGACCACCATCACAGTGAGTAGCAGTCTGCAATCCCTGAAGTTTCGTCTTTGGGATGAAAGCACGAAAACCTTTTTGACCTTTAAACAGGTGAAGCCGTTGCTCAGCAAACGTGTTGCTGTTACGAAACCCGTCCCCACACCTGTTGTGAGTACGGAAAGAAAATAA
- a CDS encoding Rpn family recombination-promoting nuclease/putative transposase — MELILVVEMLDPRNDFLFKRIFGSEENRDVLLTFLNRTFEEAGKPPLTEIVLLNPYTDKDAPRDKQSILDIRARTSEGQLINVEMQLFNKYDMDKRTLFYWSKQYAGQLYEGQSYKLLRKCVTINILNYSFLRNSRYHNVFHLAEDRTGIPFSDDMELHFLELPKLDEHEIPAGSGGLVNWLLFLKGSNPSQWEVLAMNEPGLKKAMTTLEFLSQDKEARLQYEARQKYLHDEASMIEGAREEGLKLGKAEGKAEGKAEGKVEGERQKAIEIARNMLNMGLEIEVIVKASGLSESEVRSLKV; from the coding sequence ATGGAGCTGATTCTAGTGGTAGAAATGCTGGACCCCCGCAATGACTTTTTGTTTAAGCGCATTTTCGGAAGCGAGGAAAATCGTGATGTGCTTTTAACTTTTCTAAATCGTACCTTTGAGGAAGCGGGGAAACCTCCATTAACGGAAATTGTACTTTTGAATCCGTATACGGATAAGGACGCACCGCGTGATAAGCAGTCTATTTTGGATATTCGGGCCAGAACGTCGGAAGGTCAGCTCATTAATGTGGAGATGCAGCTTTTCAATAAGTATGACATGGATAAACGAACTTTGTTTTATTGGAGTAAGCAGTATGCAGGACAATTGTACGAAGGCCAATCCTATAAGCTGCTGAGAAAGTGTGTAACGATCAACATTTTGAATTATTCCTTCCTACGGAACAGCCGTTATCATAATGTGTTTCATTTGGCAGAGGACCGTACGGGCATCCCGTTTAGTGATGATATGGAGTTGCATTTTTTGGAACTGCCCAAACTGGATGAGCACGAGATTCCGGCTGGTAGCGGTGGCTTGGTCAACTGGCTTCTGTTTCTAAAGGGAAGTAATCCATCTCAATGGGAGGTACTAGCCATGAATGAACCCGGTTTGAAAAAGGCGATGACTACGCTGGAGTTTCTAAGTCAGGATAAAGAGGCGCGTTTACAGTATGAAGCCCGACAAAAGTACCTGCATGATGAGGCTTCCATGATCGAAGGCGCAAGGGAGGAAGGCTTGAAACTAGGTAAGGCAGAGGGGAAGGCTGAAGGTAAAGCAGAAGGTAAAGTTGAAGGAGAGCGCCAGAAGGCAATTGAAATCGCACGAAATATGCTGAATATGGGGCTTGAAATTGAAGTGATTGTAAAAGCATCTGGCTTATCCGAGTCAGAGGTGCGTTCGCTGAAAGTATAA